The following are encoded in a window of Sphingobium sp. AP49 genomic DNA:
- a CDS encoding glycosyltransferase family 4 protein, protein MEPIADEAGGIQRCVEQLFASEEFGRRYRHRPIFAIVAHEFGRYNGHGGIAVYLENLIDSLIAHSNYHIHLFCHGLGPYRPSPRLTVTHIPDGDLKSADFVAQALDRIDPQVVEVADYNGLTSQFLLRRAMGQTHSKCRIIVNHHTGSREIWEWGTLTDFDAVASTDLRFTAIAEAAQNSLADAHVSVSAFLASYLEQRYHLPRITPLYPCFPQAEADSTSSAGNRDGLHILSLGRFELRKRQDLLIRACTELLREGMHLHVTFAGNSIEDFRSGEDYRTACYALIDRDLRDHFTFHDFLSPQASHPLFAQADLFVIPSPRENFPTTALEAITQGLPVCGSRTSGVAELMGADTSLLFAPDDIAAIKQALRHAADIGQPGLDAIAQEQRLRTRALLAPETAIAARLAHFDTVVPRSLDQIISHPPVLALLPAAMADTAPHARAAGQVEMFGNEPLTRRPIPDGGLFLYCPTPPSDDILQAMLEQAGSADFLDEQTLICCAPDLKKGLDRTRMLAQHVTYPIIGRICLEPSKGQPPRTSDQLVADALLRATKLFYLYCPGAKAGPMSRAITARLDEKLFPFQNPVT, encoded by the coding sequence ATGGAGCCGATCGCCGACGAAGCAGGTGGCATCCAGCGCTGCGTCGAGCAATTATTTGCATCAGAAGAATTTGGGCGTCGCTATCGACATCGCCCGATATTCGCAATCGTCGCCCATGAATTCGGTCGATACAATGGCCATGGCGGCATCGCGGTCTATCTGGAAAACCTAATCGACAGCCTGATTGCCCACAGCAATTACCACATCCATCTATTCTGCCATGGCCTTGGCCCCTACAGGCCATCCCCACGGCTTACCGTCACCCACATCCCGGATGGCGACCTCAAAAGCGCGGATTTCGTGGCCCAGGCGCTGGATCGGATCGACCCACAGGTCGTGGAAGTGGCCGATTATAACGGGTTAACCAGCCAGTTTTTGCTGCGGCGCGCCATGGGACAAACCCACAGCAAATGCCGGATCATCGTCAATCATCACACCGGCTCTCGGGAAATCTGGGAATGGGGAACGCTGACGGATTTCGACGCGGTGGCCAGCACGGACCTTCGCTTCACCGCTATCGCGGAAGCGGCACAGAACAGCCTTGCCGACGCCCATGTCAGCGTATCCGCCTTTCTCGCCAGCTATTTGGAACAGCGCTACCATCTGCCACGCATAACCCCGCTTTATCCCTGCTTCCCACAAGCTGAGGCCGATTCGACATCCTCCGCCGGCAACAGGGACGGTTTGCACATCTTGTCGCTGGGTCGCTTTGAACTGCGCAAGCGACAGGATCTCCTTATTCGCGCCTGCACGGAGCTGCTGCGGGAAGGAATGCACCTGCACGTCACCTTCGCGGGCAACTCGATCGAGGATTTCCGCAGCGGCGAGGACTATCGCACCGCTTGCTACGCGCTGATCGATCGCGATTTGCGCGATCATTTCACCTTCCACGACTTCCTTTCGCCGCAAGCCAGCCACCCGCTATTCGCCCAGGCCGACCTGTTCGTCATACCCTCGCCGCGCGAAAATTTCCCCACCACGGCACTGGAAGCGATCACCCAGGGCCTCCCGGTTTGCGGATCGCGCACATCCGGCGTCGCCGAACTAATGGGGGCAGATACATCCCTCCTTTTTGCGCCCGACGATATTGCAGCGATCAAGCAAGCACTACGCCATGCCGCCGATATAGGTCAGCCCGGCCTTGACGCTATTGCGCAAGAACAGCGCCTGCGAACCCGTGCGCTCCTTGCGCCAGAGACAGCCATAGCAGCACGCCTCGCTCATTTCGATACGGTCGTGCCCCGCTCGCTGGACCAGATTATTTCCCATCCGCCAGTCCTCGCACTGCTGCCGGCAGCAATGGCCGACACAGCGCCGCACGCGCGCGCAGCCGGCCAGGTCGAGATGTTCGGCAATGAACCCCTGACCCGCCGCCCAATCCCCGATGGCGGCCTGTTCCTATATTGCCCGACCCCGCCGTCGGACGACATCCTGCAGGCGATGCTGGAGCAAGCTGGCAGCGCGGACTTCCTTGACGAGCAGACCCTGATTTGCTGTGCGCCAGACCTGAAGAAGGGATTGGACAGGACCAGGATGCTGGCACAACATGTTACCTATCCCATCATTGGAAGAATATGCCTTGAGCCTTCCAAGGGGCAGCCCCCGCGCACCAGCGACCAACTGGTCGCCGACGCCCTGTTGCGCGCGACAAAGCTTTTTTATCTTTATTGTCCGGGCGCGAAGGCAGGCCCGATGAGCCGCGCAATCACCGCGCGCCTGGACGAGAAGCTCTTCCCCTTTCAGAATCCCGTGACATGA
- a CDS encoding DUF4214 domain-containing protein, whose protein sequence is MMTTETIVTELYLAFFGRVPDAGGLAYYSEQLKITGSIEQIVQSFLHSEEFRGRYLPVSELGPDHD, encoded by the coding sequence ATGATGACTACCGAGACGATCGTCACGGAACTTTATCTTGCTTTTTTCGGACGCGTTCCCGATGCGGGCGGCCTCGCTTATTATAGCGAGCAGCTCAAGATCACGGGCAGCATCGAGCAGATCGTTCAATCCTTCCTCCATTCGGAGGAGTTTCGCGGCCGCTACCTCCCGGTGTCGGAACTCGGCCCCGATCATGATTGA
- a CDS encoding ABC transporter permease, with protein sequence MLRSIREGLESWEVQRRVLGALLLREVLTRFGRRNLGFLWIFVEPMMFTLGVTALWNFMKATHGSNLPITAFAVTGYSSVLLWRNMPARCIHAILPNQALLYHRHVRIIDIFLARLLLEAGGATTSFILLASFFTFIGWIDLPEDILQVFGGWLMLAWFGAGLAITLGILSEEYELIDKLWHPASYLLFPLSGAAFLVDALPTEAQKYILALPMVHGLEYLREGYFGSKIHAHYDLGYMAAINTCLTLIGLLAVMKIGPRITPG encoded by the coding sequence ATGCTGAGATCGATCCGCGAGGGACTGGAATCCTGGGAAGTACAGCGCAGGGTGCTTGGTGCGCTATTGCTGCGCGAGGTGCTGACCCGCTTCGGTCGGAGAAACCTGGGTTTTCTCTGGATTTTCGTCGAACCGATGATGTTCACACTGGGTGTGACGGCATTGTGGAACTTCATGAAGGCAACGCACGGGTCAAATTTGCCGATCACGGCATTTGCCGTCACCGGCTATTCCAGTGTGCTGCTCTGGCGCAACATGCCGGCACGATGCATCCATGCTATCCTGCCTAATCAGGCATTGCTGTATCATCGTCATGTGCGGATTATCGATATCTTCTTGGCGCGCCTGCTGCTGGAGGCGGGCGGCGCGACGACCTCGTTCATCCTGCTGGCGTCCTTCTTCACCTTCATCGGCTGGATCGACCTGCCCGAAGATATTCTGCAGGTGTTCGGGGGGTGGCTGATGCTGGCCTGGTTCGGTGCCGGACTGGCAATTACGCTGGGTATCTTGTCGGAAGAATATGAGCTGATCGACAAGTTGTGGCACCCGGCGTCCTATCTGCTCTTTCCGTTGTCCGGGGCTGCCTTCCTGGTCGACGCGCTGCCGACCGAAGCACAGAAATATATTCTGGCCCTGCCGATGGTGCATGGACTGGAATATCTGCGTGAAGGTTATTTCGGCTCCAAGATCCATGCTCATTATGATCTGGGGTATATGGCCGCGATCAATACTTGTCTGACCCTGATCGGTCTGTTGGCGGTCATGAAGATCGGGCCGAGGATCACGCCCGGATGA
- a CDS encoding ABC transporter ATP-binding protein — protein sequence MIRLHNVAKSYPMRSGRALVLRDVNLTVNPGEKVAILGRNGAGKSTMVRLISGAEQPTGGWIERNMSVSWPLAFGGAFQVALTGIDNVRFICRVYGVDFKDKIDYVYEFSELGKYLREPVKTYSSGMRARLAFAISMVVEFDCFLIDEIIAVGDARFHEKCHVELFEKRADRAMIIVSHDAPYLREHCNRIGVLDNGRLVVFDDFDVAYDFYHEVTHKQVLPQ from the coding sequence ATGATACGTCTTCATAATGTTGCCAAGAGCTACCCGATGCGGAGCGGCCGTGCGCTGGTGTTGCGTGACGTCAACCTGACGGTCAATCCCGGGGAGAAGGTCGCCATCCTCGGACGCAACGGCGCAGGCAAGTCGACTATGGTGCGGCTGATCAGTGGTGCCGAACAGCCGACCGGCGGCTGGATTGAGCGCAACATGTCGGTATCCTGGCCACTCGCCTTCGGCGGAGCCTTTCAGGTGGCGCTGACCGGGATCGACAATGTGCGCTTCATCTGTCGCGTCTATGGCGTCGATTTCAAAGACAAGATCGACTATGTTTACGAGTTCTCGGAGCTGGGAAAATATCTGCGGGAGCCGGTTAAGACCTATTCGTCGGGTATGCGGGCGCGCCTTGCCTTCGCTATTTCGATGGTCGTGGAGTTCGACTGCTTCCTGATCGATGAGATCATTGCGGTGGGCGACGCCCGTTTTCATGAAAAATGCCATGTCGAATTGTTCGAGAAGCGCGCTGATCGTGCGATGATCATCGTGTCGCACGATGCGCCCTATCTGCGCGAGCATTGTAACCGCATTGGCGTGCTCGATAATGGGCGGCTGGTCGTATTCGATGACTTCGATGTCGCCTATGACTTCTATCACGAAGTCACGCACAAGCAGGTCCTGCCCCAGTGA
- a CDS encoding glycosyltransferase yields the protein MRGWLDELPRPIIIPAAWWRWDVRRRRRKAQGRMSAVAVDAIAARRLFVDISTLARTDAGTGIQRLVKVELGRLVDDPPDGLQTQPVAATRTRPYRMIGWPLEEAGSDVVPLSPVAGDHFLGLDLSAHIIPRKLDEMMAWRRTGVRFTFVIYDMLPLLHPQWFSGKLVAAFRRWIRAVAILADDVLCISPDVQRHFHDWMDGRYGLSRSDIPSQLMPISVDGWAGRLWSEAQVARAPALADTGPYCLAVGTVEPRKGYGDLLTAFDRLWKAGEAMTLVIAGRPGWKTQALQARLRRHAEWGRRLFWFDNADDRMLGSLYAHCAAVLQPSLGEGLGLPLLEAVQAGKPVFARGLPVYRDIGLADGTVHFFPEAARGDELADYLADFIATLAAESGNLASEISRDAD from the coding sequence GTGAGGGGCTGGCTCGATGAGCTGCCTCGCCCGATCATCATTCCCGCCGCCTGGTGGCGTTGGGATGTTCGACGCCGTCGGCGCAAGGCGCAAGGTAGGATGTCTGCTGTCGCGGTGGATGCGATCGCGGCCAGACGATTGTTCGTCGATATCTCGACGCTGGCGCGGACGGACGCGGGCACCGGCATACAAAGGCTGGTCAAGGTCGAATTAGGGCGATTGGTGGATGATCCGCCAGACGGTCTGCAAACGCAGCCGGTGGCAGCGACGCGGACGCGGCCCTATCGGATGATCGGCTGGCCTCTGGAAGAGGCGGGTTCCGACGTCGTGCCCTTATCTCCAGTGGCGGGGGACCATTTTCTGGGGCTGGACTTGAGCGCGCACATCATTCCGCGCAAACTGGACGAGATGATGGCATGGCGCCGGACGGGGGTGCGCTTCACCTTCGTCATTTACGACATGCTGCCCCTGCTCCATCCCCAATGGTTTTCCGGCAAGCTGGTTGCGGCCTTCCGTCGGTGGATCCGGGCCGTCGCCATCTTGGCGGATGATGTGCTGTGCATCAGCCCGGATGTGCAGCGGCATTTCCACGACTGGATGGACGGACGCTATGGCCTGAGCCGTAGCGATATCCCCAGCCAGTTGATGCCGATTTCGGTTGATGGCTGGGCAGGGCGGCTCTGGTCGGAGGCGCAGGTCGCCCGCGCACCCGCGCTGGCCGATACCGGCCCCTATTGCCTTGCCGTCGGCACCGTGGAGCCGCGCAAAGGCTATGGAGATCTGCTGACGGCGTTTGACAGGCTCTGGAAGGCGGGGGAGGCGATGACGCTTGTCATTGCGGGGCGCCCCGGCTGGAAAACGCAGGCCCTGCAGGCGCGCTTGCGCCGGCACGCAGAATGGGGGCGCCGGCTTTTCTGGTTCGATAATGCGGATGATCGCATGTTGGGCAGCCTTTACGCCCATTGTGCCGCGGTATTGCAGCCTTCGCTGGGGGAAGGGCTGGGACTGCCTCTGCTGGAGGCGGTCCAGGCAGGCAAGCCGGTATTCGCACGGGGCCTGCCCGTCTATCGCGACATTGGCCTGGCAGATGGAACTGTGCATTTTTTCCCCGAAGCTGCGCGCGGGGACGAATTGGCGGATTATCTTGCCGATTTTATTGCTACACTTGCTGCAGAGAGCGGAAATCTGGCAAGTGAGATATCGCGGGACGCCGATTAG
- a CDS encoding glycosyltransferase: MRIAMVCEPGFFQKHVGVRALVSTLVEQAKAFGHSVSYVINEPTHLQDRWFLAVPQQSLVDGNFVDQTESVSGVPDEVLLRYQNELFEVKQADFPPNLRVAYYALGSQVPEGMFDMAIYSGPWLQGLQQRFPAKRVVGLVHDAIPNSYLLNGKATDDFAYQHLTGFRCYTAHCDEIWANSAFTRSAFLALCTISRLNSVPVHILPPMIPHHIACHLASTDMVSRENMVVAVGLFDPRKGLAEASKIFDAVTKPVHLAICGAIRCREEDMRDFIARLRVERVTWYRSIRSEDLAALYAKARVAIFNSDAEGLGLPVLEAQALGCPVVASDIPVLQDILLPGSIGLPRDAHGAFAAYIDNMLAGGTDHVGLAATARTQFVADGYGALLNEVPVVAIDAA; this comes from the coding sequence GTGCGGATAGCAATGGTGTGCGAGCCTGGCTTTTTCCAGAAGCATGTCGGGGTTCGCGCATTGGTTTCGACGCTGGTGGAGCAGGCCAAGGCGTTTGGACATAGCGTGTCCTATGTCATCAACGAGCCCACCCATCTGCAAGATCGATGGTTCCTGGCCGTGCCACAGCAATCGTTGGTGGATGGCAATTTCGTCGACCAGACGGAAAGTGTGTCTGGCGTACCGGACGAAGTGCTGCTGCGTTATCAGAATGAATTGTTCGAGGTGAAGCAGGCGGACTTCCCTCCGAATCTGCGCGTTGCCTATTATGCGCTGGGCAGTCAGGTTCCCGAGGGCATGTTCGATATGGCGATCTATTCGGGGCCGTGGTTGCAGGGGCTGCAGCAACGTTTCCCGGCCAAGCGGGTCGTCGGGCTGGTCCATGACGCCATTCCCAACAGCTATTTGCTGAACGGAAAGGCCACGGATGATTTCGCTTATCAGCACCTAACAGGCTTCCGCTGCTATACCGCCCATTGTGATGAGATATGGGCCAATTCCGCGTTTACGCGGTCCGCTTTCCTGGCGCTGTGTACGATATCGCGCCTCAATTCGGTGCCGGTTCATATATTGCCGCCTATGATCCCCCATCACATCGCTTGCCACTTGGCGTCGACGGACATGGTGTCGCGGGAAAATATGGTGGTGGCGGTCGGCTTGTTTGATCCGCGCAAGGGCCTAGCCGAGGCATCCAAGATATTCGACGCGGTGACGAAGCCGGTGCATCTCGCCATCTGCGGCGCGATCCGGTGCCGCGAGGAGGATATGCGCGATTTCATCGCGCGGCTGCGTGTTGAGCGAGTCACATGGTATCGATCGATCCGATCGGAGGATCTGGCGGCGCTCTATGCCAAGGCACGGGTCGCGATCTTCAATTCGGATGCCGAAGGCCTGGGCCTGCCGGTGCTGGAGGCTCAGGCTCTGGGCTGCCCGGTGGTGGCAAGCGACATTCCCGTGTTGCAGGATATTCTGCTGCCCGGATCGATCGGTTTGCCCCGCGATGCCCATGGCGCCTTTGCAGCCTATATCGACAACATGTTGGCGGGAGGGACGGACCATGTCGGTCTTGCCGCCACGGCACGAACGCAATTCGTGGCAGATGGCTATGGCGCGCTATTGAATGAAGTTCCGGTGGTTGCGATCGACGCGGCATGA
- a CDS encoding HAD family phosphatase has translation MSIKAILFDMDGVLIDARDWHYEALNKALDLFGMAIERYAHIATFDGLPTRRKLEILQATHGLPVALHPFINEMKQLYTTEIIYARCRPIFHHQYALSQLRQRGYKLAVCSNSIKATVNLMMMLARLEEYLALQLSCEQVSQAKPAPDIYVEAMRQLGVAPEECLILEDNDHGIQAAKASGGHLLEVASPEQVTLDRIMTRIAEIEGA, from the coding sequence ATGAGCATCAAGGCCATTCTCTTTGACATGGACGGGGTGCTGATCGACGCGCGTGACTGGCATTATGAAGCGCTGAACAAGGCGCTCGATCTGTTCGGTATGGCGATCGAGCGCTACGCTCATATCGCGACGTTCGATGGCCTGCCGACGCGCCGCAAGCTGGAGATATTACAGGCAACGCACGGGTTGCCTGTGGCTCTGCATCCCTTCATCAACGAGATGAAGCAGCTTTACACCACGGAAATCATCTATGCGCGCTGCCGCCCGATCTTTCATCATCAATATGCCCTGAGTCAGTTGAGGCAGCGAGGGTATAAACTCGCGGTCTGCTCCAATTCGATCAAGGCAACAGTCAACTTGATGATGATGCTGGCGCGGCTGGAAGAATATTTGGCGCTGCAATTGTCGTGCGAGCAAGTGTCGCAGGCCAAGCCCGCGCCGGACATATATGTTGAAGCCATGCGGCAGTTGGGCGTGGCGCCTGAGGAGTGCCTGATTCTCGAGGATAATGATCATGGCATACAGGCGGCCAAGGCCAGCGGCGGGCATTTGCTTGAAGTCGCATCGCCCGAACAGGTTACGCTTGATCGGATCATGACCAGGATTGCCGAGATCGAAGGCGCATAA
- a CDS encoding glycosyltransferase family 2 protein: protein MKILLPVAGATPFFPADEFPFPKPLVEMMERPMIAWAIDNLNELEGDPHFVFIAMQDETTQYSLDGVFRLVTGGRCDVVKLPARTAGALCSCLLAIEHIDPELPLLIANYDQVIEGELPDFIARLRSKNADAGVLTFDATHPRWSYVRTEQGYVVEASEKRVISKEAIAGLYWFARGADFIEAAQNVIRAGDTVNGVYFIASSLNQMILAGKRVASIPMRDQSRLHSFFLPARVHAFEEEMRSRVADASRAALPAKPVHVVIPAAGEGSRFAKAGYGAPKPFIDVLGKPMLTHVLDNVAIRDAQYTLLLREAHLGLSPDAEAEIARRSAHIIPVARLTEGTACTVLLARSAFDDEAPLLVVNSDQLVNFSCQDFVDDARRRGLDGSILVFRDPHRDPKWSFAAIDDAGFVTEVAEKQPISDFATVGIYLFMEGQSFVRAAIDMIANNDRVNGEFYTCPVYNYMIRAGARIGIYEVPFDAMTGLGTPEDMEAYLTLKGGPGTRSADAPVG, encoded by the coding sequence ATGAAGATATTGCTCCCTGTCGCCGGCGCGACCCCCTTTTTCCCGGCCGATGAATTTCCGTTCCCCAAGCCGCTGGTGGAGATGATGGAACGGCCGATGATCGCTTGGGCGATCGACAATCTGAACGAGCTGGAAGGCGATCCTCATTTCGTCTTCATCGCGATGCAGGACGAGACGACGCAATATTCTCTGGACGGCGTTTTTCGGCTTGTGACCGGGGGGCGATGCGACGTCGTCAAATTGCCGGCGCGCACCGCTGGAGCGCTATGCAGTTGTTTGTTGGCGATCGAGCATATCGATCCCGAACTGCCCCTGCTGATCGCTAACTATGATCAGGTTATCGAAGGTGAACTGCCTGATTTCATTGCCCGACTGCGTTCCAAGAATGCCGATGCGGGCGTATTGACCTTTGACGCGACCCATCCGCGCTGGTCCTATGTGCGGACCGAGCAGGGATATGTCGTGGAAGCTTCCGAAAAACGGGTCATTTCCAAGGAAGCGATCGCCGGCCTTTATTGGTTCGCCCGGGGCGCGGATTTCATCGAGGCAGCACAGAATGTGATCCGTGCTGGCGATACGGTCAATGGCGTTTATTTCATTGCATCGTCGCTCAACCAGATGATCTTGGCAGGCAAGCGGGTGGCTTCGATCCCGATGCGAGATCAATCGCGGCTGCACAGTTTTTTCCTGCCCGCCCGGGTGCACGCCTTTGAGGAAGAGATGCGCAGCCGGGTGGCCGACGCTTCGCGGGCTGCCCTTCCCGCCAAGCCGGTCCATGTTGTCATTCCGGCGGCTGGCGAGGGATCGCGCTTCGCCAAGGCGGGCTATGGTGCGCCAAAGCCCTTCATCGATGTGCTCGGCAAGCCGATGCTGACCCATGTGCTGGACAATGTTGCGATCCGGGACGCGCAGTACACGCTTTTGCTGAGAGAGGCACATCTTGGGCTGTCGCCGGATGCGGAGGCGGAAATCGCCCGTCGATCAGCGCATATCATTCCGGTCGCACGGTTGACCGAGGGGACGGCCTGCACCGTCCTGCTGGCACGGTCAGCCTTTGATGATGAAGCGCCCCTGCTTGTGGTCAATTCCGACCAACTGGTGAATTTCAGTTGCCAGGATTTCGTCGATGATGCCCGTAGGCGTGGGTTGGACGGCTCCATTCTTGTGTTCCGCGATCCGCATCGCGACCCCAAATGGTCGTTCGCAGCGATAGATGATGCCGGCTTTGTGACGGAGGTTGCCGAGAAGCAGCCGATCTCGGATTTCGCCACGGTTGGCATCTATCTGTTCATGGAGGGCCAGAGCTTTGTCCGGGCGGCGATCGACATGATCGCCAACAATGACCGGGTGAATGGCGAATTCTATACCTGCCCCGTTTATAATTACATGATTCGCGCAGGCGCCAGGATCGGCATCTACGAAGTGCCGTTCGATGCGATGACGGGGCTGGGGACGCCCGAGGATATGGAAGCCTATCTAACGTTGAAGGGCGGCCCGGGTACCCGTTCGGCCGATGCCCCGGTGGGCTGA
- a CDS encoding NAD-dependent epimerase/dehydratase family protein, producing MSRFLITGAGGFAGHYFVRALRAQGHEVHGLIKPGTPCPADAAFTPHIGDLTDLPALNQVVANVVPDKVLHLAAISFVGHGDVQEIYDSNLIGSRNLLQALADHAPDVDRVLLMSSANIYGAGAQGAIDESFPPVPVNDYAISKLAMEQLPQLFADRLRCTIVRPFNYSGVGQAQRFLIPKIVEHVRARAPVIELGNLDVARDFSDVRFIVAVCLALFDNPAAIGEKVNICAGRAYSLRQIVGMASQIAGHPMRMTVNPSFVRTNEIPTLWGDRRKMDRLAGALPCPPLEDTLRWMIEA from the coding sequence ATGAGCCGCTTCCTCATCACGGGTGCCGGTGGTTTTGCCGGTCACTATTTCGTGCGCGCTTTACGGGCGCAGGGACATGAGGTGCATGGCCTCATCAAGCCCGGCACCCCCTGTCCGGCTGATGCCGCTTTTACGCCGCATATTGGGGACTTGACGGACCTTCCGGCACTCAACCAGGTAGTGGCGAACGTTGTGCCGGATAAGGTATTGCACCTGGCCGCGATTTCATTCGTCGGGCATGGAGATGTCCAGGAGATATATGACAGCAACCTGATCGGGTCTCGCAACCTGTTACAGGCGCTGGCCGACCATGCCCCCGATGTCGACCGGGTGTTGCTGATGAGCAGCGCCAATATCTATGGCGCTGGTGCGCAGGGCGCGATCGACGAATCCTTCCCGCCTGTCCCCGTGAATGATTATGCCATCAGCAAACTCGCAATGGAGCAATTGCCCCAGTTGTTCGCTGATCGCCTGCGTTGCACCATCGTCCGCCCATTCAACTATAGCGGGGTTGGACAGGCACAGCGCTTCCTGATCCCCAAGATTGTCGAGCATGTGCGCGCCCGGGCGCCGGTGATCGAACTCGGCAATCTGGACGTAGCCCGCGACTTCTCCGACGTCCGCTTCATCGTCGCGGTCTGCCTCGCGCTATTCGACAATCCCGCGGCTATCGGCGAGAAGGTCAACATCTGCGCCGGCCGCGCTTACAGCCTGCGTCAGATTGTCGGCATGGCCAGCCAGATTGCGGGCCATCCCATGCGCATGACAGTCAATCCATCATTTGTGCGCACCAACGAGATTCCGACCCTTTGGGGCGATCGACGAAAAATGGACCGACTGGCAGGCGCCCTGCCCTGCCCCCCGCTGGAAGACACCCTGCGCTGGATGATCGAGGCCTAG
- the gmd gene encoding GDP-mannose 4,6-dehydratase, giving the protein MPNAIITGISGQDGAYLAKLLLGKGYQVFGTFRRTSSVNFWRIADLGIADHPNLKLVESDLTDLSSNVRLLQNSEATEVYNLAAQSFVGVSFDQPITTAEITGIGALHMLEAIRLVNPKTRFYQASTSEMFGKVQAMPQSESTSFYPRSPYGVAKLFAHWTTINYRESYGIFGCSGILFNHESPLRGREFVTRKITDAVARIALGKLDCMELGNLDAKRDWGFADEYVEGMWRMMQAEQPDTFVLATGRTIAVRDFVTLAFKAAGIDIAYKGQDLGEIGVDIASGRTVVRINPLFYRPAEVDLLIGDASKARTELGWTATTPVETLCDMMVQADLRRIEEGFSF; this is encoded by the coding sequence ATGCCAAATGCAATCATCACGGGGATTTCAGGCCAGGATGGCGCCTATCTGGCCAAGTTGCTGCTAGGAAAAGGCTATCAGGTCTTCGGAACATTCCGGCGGACAAGTTCGGTGAATTTCTGGCGCATCGCCGATTTAGGCATTGCCGACCATCCTAATCTCAAACTGGTGGAAAGCGACCTGACCGACCTGTCGTCGAACGTGCGCCTGTTGCAGAACAGTGAAGCGACCGAAGTCTATAATCTCGCCGCTCAGAGCTTCGTTGGCGTATCGTTCGATCAACCGATCACGACGGCCGAGATTACCGGCATCGGCGCGCTGCATATGCTGGAGGCGATCCGGCTGGTAAATCCAAAGACCCGTTTCTACCAGGCCAGCACATCCGAAATGTTTGGCAAGGTCCAGGCCATGCCCCAATCGGAAAGCACATCCTTCTATCCGCGCAGCCCTTATGGTGTCGCAAAGTTATTCGCGCATTGGACCACCATCAATTATCGCGAGAGCTACGGCATTTTCGGATGCAGTGGCATTTTATTCAATCATGAGAGTCCTCTGCGCGGACGCGAATTCGTCACCCGCAAGATCACCGACGCGGTCGCCCGAATTGCGCTGGGCAAACTCGACTGCATGGAACTGGGTAACCTGGATGCCAAGCGGGACTGGGGATTTGCCGACGAATATGTCGAGGGCATGTGGCGGATGATGCAGGCCGAGCAGCCTGACACCTTTGTCTTGGCCACTGGCCGGACCATTGCCGTGCGCGACTTCGTCACCCTGGCGTTCAAGGCAGCGGGCATCGATATCGCCTACAAGGGACAGGATCTGGGCGAAATTGGCGTGGACATCGCCAGCGGCCGGACTGTGGTGCGTATCAATCCGCTTTTCTACCGCCCGGCGGAGGTCGACCTGTTGATCGGCGACGCCAGCAAGGCCCGCACGGAACTGGGCTGGACTGCGACCACCCCAGTCGAGACATTGTGCGACATGATGGTCCAGGCGGATTTGCGTCGCATTGAAGAAGGTTTCTCCTTTTAA